In Pirellulales bacterium, a genomic segment contains:
- the ispF gene encoding 2-C-methyl-D-erythritol 2,4-cyclodiphosphate synthase produces the protein MVELLTAHQVTEDQATLAARVGIGHDTHRLAPGGPLRLGGIDVPHEQSMVGHSDADVLLHAITDALLGAAALGDIGELFPDTDPANRGRDSADMLERALNAVTAAGFRVVNVDSIVFAERPKLSAYKTAIRERIAAILELPVECVGFKAKTGERVGPVGRQEAVMAEAVVLLERMPTSV, from the coding sequence TTGGTTGAACTTCTGACTGCGCATCAAGTTACGGAGGACCAAGCCACGCTGGCCGCACGAGTTGGAATTGGACACGATACCCACCGCCTGGCGCCCGGCGGGCCCTTGCGGCTGGGAGGCATCGATGTGCCGCACGAGCAGAGTATGGTCGGGCACAGCGATGCCGACGTGCTGCTGCACGCCATCACCGACGCGCTGCTCGGCGCGGCGGCCCTGGGTGATATCGGCGAGCTGTTTCCCGACACCGATCCGGCCAACCGCGGCCGCGATTCGGCCGACATGCTCGAACGAGCACTCAACGCCGTCACGGCCGCGGGTTTTCGTGTGGTGAACGTCGATTCAATCGTGTTTGCCGAACGCCCCAAGTTGTCGGCCTATAAAACGGCCATTCGTGAGCGGATCGCCGCCATCCTCGAACTGCCCGTCGAGTGCGTCGGCTTCAAGGCCAAGACCGGCGAGCGGGTGGGGCCGGTCGGGCGGCAGGAAGCCGTGATGGCCGAAGCGGTCGTTCTCCTGGAGCGCATGCCCACCTCGGTTTGA